The Chryseolinea soli genome contains a region encoding:
- a CDS encoding class I SAM-dependent methyltransferase gives MAKVYTTEITSEEIVSDNPIHQRLFKAYVVAQDYVEGDVLEVGCGEGRGVGTLIEKAKTFTAVDKIKPLIDQLQQKHPSGKFISMNIPPLNGLLDNAYDRIFSFQVIEHIEDDFLFLKEIHRVLKPGGTALVTTPNRKMSLSRNPWHIREYLPQELKALAAKIFSSVEMKGITGNDKVMTYYAENKKSVERITRFDIFNLQYKLPASLLRIPYEILNRWNRNKLQSTDNTLVTNIHHSDYVVVDDASEALDLLLIVRK, from the coding sequence ATGGCCAAAGTATATACAACGGAAATCACCAGCGAAGAGATCGTCTCCGACAATCCCATCCATCAACGTCTTTTCAAGGCCTATGTTGTGGCGCAGGACTACGTTGAGGGCGATGTGCTGGAGGTAGGTTGCGGCGAAGGCCGTGGTGTAGGCACCTTGATCGAGAAGGCTAAGACCTTTACGGCCGTAGACAAGATCAAACCACTCATCGACCAACTGCAGCAGAAACATCCCTCCGGAAAATTCATCAGCATGAATATCCCGCCGCTGAACGGCTTGCTGGATAACGCATACGACCGCATCTTTAGTTTCCAGGTGATCGAGCATATTGAAGACGACTTTCTTTTCCTGAAAGAAATACACCGCGTGCTCAAACCCGGCGGCACGGCGCTGGTGACCACCCCAAACCGGAAGATGTCGCTGTCGCGGAATCCCTGGCACATCCGTGAGTATTTGCCGCAGGAGTTGAAAGCCTTGGCGGCAAAGATCTTTTCTTCGGTGGAGATGAAAGGCATCACGGGCAATGACAAGGTGATGACCTATTATGCCGAAAACAAAAAATCTGTGGAGCGCATCACCCGGTTCGATATTTTTAATTTGCAATACAAACTGCCGGCGTCGCTCTTGCGCATTCCTTATGAGATCCTCAACCGCTGGAACCGGAACAAGCTGCAGTCCACTGACAATACATTGGTGACAAACATTCATCATTCCGACTATGTTGTGGTGGATGATGCATCGGAGGCGTTGGATCTTCTGCTGATCGTTCGGAAATAG
- a CDS encoding RNA polymerase sigma factor, producing the protein MVRKEDIADEVLQDVFLKIWDKFDSYDNTKGKLFTWILNVARNQAIDKTRSREISKEKKTTGIDNVVNRIDRSDYLEQGIDDIGVKDILKDLPEEQRFVVEYLYFKGYTQSELADEHNIPLGTIKTRLRLAMKQLRTTLGVT; encoded by the coding sequence ATTGTCAGGAAAGAAGATATCGCCGATGAAGTGCTGCAAGACGTCTTTCTGAAGATCTGGGACAAATTCGATAGCTACGACAACACCAAGGGCAAGCTCTTCACCTGGATCTTGAATGTGGCCCGCAACCAGGCCATCGACAAAACACGGTCGCGCGAAATAAGTAAGGAAAAGAAAACCACCGGTATCGACAACGTCGTAAATAGGATCGATCGCTCGGACTACCTGGAGCAGGGCATCGACGACATTGGTGTAAAGGATATCCTGAAAGACCTTCCGGAGGAACAACGTTTCGTAGTGGAATACCTTTATTTTAAGGGCTATACGCAGTCAGAGCTGGCTGATGAACATAATATTCCCCTGGGAACGATAAAAACACGCCTGCGTTTGGCGATGAAACAACTGAGAACAACATTGGGAGTCACGTGA
- a CDS encoding anti-sigma factor encodes MNIHDYIATGILEAYVLGELSERERAEVEKNLAQYPELREELARVEETQEKLLMDAAVAPKASVKTNLFAQIDKAASPKAKVVAMPSSSANLRIWKYAAAASVTIALIASFQAYYYWNKWRASETNLTELTAQNQRMAQDYNRVNQHLEKMENDLKVVDNPAFKRVMMMGTPNAPQSMAYVYWNESSKEVYLSIQSLKQLSKDNQYQLWAIIDGKPVDAGVFDGDVAGLLKMKDIASGAAAFAVTIEPRGGKTTPTLETMQVMGNVVKV; translated from the coding sequence GTGAACATACACGACTACATAGCGACCGGTATCCTGGAGGCCTACGTGCTGGGAGAACTTTCTGAACGGGAACGCGCGGAGGTGGAGAAAAACCTTGCGCAATATCCTGAGCTCCGGGAAGAACTCGCCCGCGTGGAAGAAACCCAGGAAAAACTTTTGATGGATGCGGCCGTTGCGCCGAAAGCGTCTGTCAAAACAAACCTGTTTGCCCAGATCGATAAAGCAGCGTCCCCGAAAGCCAAAGTGGTGGCGATGCCATCGTCGTCCGCCAACCTCCGCATCTGGAAATATGCGGCGGCGGCTTCCGTCACGATTGCGTTGATCGCTTCCTTCCAGGCGTATTACTACTGGAACAAGTGGCGAGCATCCGAAACCAACCTTACCGAACTGACCGCCCAAAATCAGCGCATGGCGCAGGACTACAACCGGGTGAACCAGCACCTCGAAAAAATGGAGAACGACCTGAAGGTGGTAGATAACCCCGCTTTCAAGCGCGTGATGATGATGGGCACGCCCAACGCTCCGCAGTCGATGGCCTATGTATATTGGAACGAATCCTCCAAAGAAGTGTACCTCAGCATTCAAAGCCTGAAGCAATTGTCGAAAGACAATCAATATCAATTGTGGGCCATCATCGACGGCAAACCGGTGGATGCCGGGGTGTTTGACGGCGACGTGGCGGGGCTGCTCAAAATGAAGGACATCGCCTCCGGGGCGGCCGCTTTTGCCGTGACCATCGAGCCCCGCGGCGGAAAGACCACCCCAACCCTGGAAACCATGCAGGTGATGGGCAACGTGGTGAAGGTCTAG